From the genome of Faecalibacterium prausnitzii:
CCGTTATAGCCCAGTGACAGGATCTTGTTTTCCGGGCTGACGATGCAGGCACCCACCTGGCTGCTGGGGTCCTTGGAGCGCATGGCGGTGAGCAGGGCGATGCCCATAAAATATTCATCCCAGTTGATATAATCGGTGCGTTTCATAAAAACAGCCTCCCTTGCAAGTATGGCTTGTTCCGGTTTGACAGAACGTTGAAAATCGACTATGCTGCAAATGAAAAGACGCTCGCGGCCGGAGCGCAAGGTAAGGATACCATAAAAAGAAAAGAAGTGCAATCGCAAAAGCACCCGCAGACGCTGAGCCTGCGGGTGCTTTTGGAATGGTTATGAGAAGGTTTGAGAGAGGTTCAACTTACTTGTTGCCCTTGTAATCCAGCGGGAGGCTGGTCCAGCGGGCGCGGAAGTGGAAGGCGGCGTCCTTCGGCTGACGCTGACGGGTGAAGATGCCCTTCTTGTTGCCGTTGACGCGCATGATGCCCTCGGTGGTCTGGAAGTCTGCAAAGTTCCAGACCAGCTCGCCCTGCACGAAGTCGTAGCTGTCGAAGACGTTGTGGTTCATGTCGAGGTACTCGTTCTGGTACTCCTGGCTCCACATGACGCTGGGCAGCTTGTGCTCGGTGGGCATGGTATCGGCACCGTACTCGGTGAAGATCATCGGGCGGCCGTTCAGGACCTTGGCCCAGCCGTCCATCTCCTTGCGGAATGCGGCCTCGGCATCCACGATGCCCATGCCGCCCATGACGTACCAGCCGTAGTAGCGGTTCAGGCTGATGAAGTCAGCGAACTGCTGGCCCTTGCTGTTGTGGGGCAGGCTCATCATGACGATGGCGTAGGTGCGGGGGCGCTTCTGCGGGTCAAGCTCGTGTGCCAGATCGAACAGGGTCTTGAAGTAGGCTTCGGTGCCCTCGCTGGTGCACTGGGGCTCGTTCAGGATGCTCCATGCGATGACGGAGGCGTGGTTCTTGTCGCGGTCGATCATGTCGGTCAGCGCGTCCTTGTGGTTTTCCAGCAGCTGAGGCGTGGTGTCCTTCTCGAACCAGCCCACCTTCTTGCCGTTGCCCTGGTTTGCTGCCAGGAAGTTCATGGTGCTCTCCATGAAGCCGACGGCGGGGACTTCGTCGATGATGAGGAAGCCTTCCTCATCGGCCATCTGGTACAGCTCCTCCGCATAGGGGTAGTGGCTGGTGCGGAAGCAGTTGGCACCGATCCACTTCATCAGCTCGTAATCGCGCTTGACGGTGGCCAGGTCGAGGCCGCGGCCGCGGATGTCTGCATCCTCGTGCTTGCCGAAGCCGCGCAGGTAGACGGGCTTGCCGTTCAGCAGGAAGTGGCCGTTCTGGATCTCGAAGGTGCGGATGCCGATCTTCTCGGCGTACTCGTCGACGATGGCGCTGCCGTCGTGGATGCGGATGACGAGGTTGTACAGGTAGGCGGCATGGACGTTCCAGAGCTTGGCGTCCTTGACGACCAGAGTACCTTCCTTGCCGGAAGCTTCAGCGACCTTGGTGGTGCCGTCGTACAGCTCCACAGTCACGTCGTGGCTGCCGTTGGTGGTGACGGTGTAATCGACCTCGGCGCCGTCCGCAGTCAGGCGGTGCTTGACGGAATAGTCCAGAACGCGCTCGGTGGGCAGGGCCATCAGCTTGACGGGGCGATGGATGCCGGCATAGTTGTAGAAGTCGAAGTAGGGGGCAGCGACCTTTTTGCCGTTGGACAGGGTAGCGGTGTTGCCGGCGGGCAGCATGTACTCGTTCAGCTCGTTGTTCAGCAGGACGCTCAGCTTGTTGTACTGATTGTAGCGGACGATGTCGGTGACGACTGCGTCAAAGGGCAGGAAGCCGCCCTCGTGCTGTGCGACCTCGACGCCGTTCACAAAGACGCGGGCGTGGTGGGTGGCAGAGCCGAAGCGGATGGCGATGTCCTTGCCGCTCCACTCGCCGGGCACGAAGAAATCGGTCTCGTACCAGAAATCGCCGCAGTACTCGCGGGATTCCTTATCGGTGAAGAAGTCGCAGAAGGAAGCGGGCACGGGCATGGAGATGGACTCCGGCAGGCCGTTTGCCCAGTCTGCATCGACGCCCTCGCTCTTGGGGTCGAAGCGGAAGCGCCACATGCCGTCCAGGCTGACGACGCGGCGGGAAGTGGAAGCCACAGGATACAGCAGGGATTTGTTGTTCATTGCAGGAACCTCATTTCTCATCATACTAAAACATTTTGAACTACGAAATAAACCTCTCCGTCATCGCTGCGCGATGCCACCTCCCCTGATAGGGGAGGCCTTGGCAGTCCCCGCAAAGGATACGGTTTCGCCAGAGGCTCTCCTATCAGGAGAGCTGTCGAGCGAATGCGAGACTGAGAGGTTGATACCGCAGCTCATATCTTCTGGTATCAGTATGACAGATTTTTTGCAAAAGGAATAGAACAATTTTTTTATAAATCCAGACTTTTTTGGGGAATTTTGAACGATTCCGGGGCAGAATACCTATTATAATGCGGGCGATGCCGCGAAAACTGTTAAAATCAACTACGCCAAGGAAAATGTAGTGAAAGAGATTCCACATATTTTATGAAAAAATTGGCAAAATGCCCAAACAATAATCGTAAAATTTTACGTTTTCACCTAAAAATTCTTCTAACAATGATTGCTAAAGATTTGTCATAATACTGATATACAAGCTGAAATGCAGTGAACCATATTTCGATGTGTTTTGCAGCAGCGTTTGGAGAACCGAATCCAAGAATCCATCTATCTAAGGAGAAACCAATGGCAAATGAGATGAAGAAAGCCGCCCCCTTCGGCATGAAGGACAAGGTCGGCTACATGTTCGGTGATTTCGGCAACGATTTCACCTTCCTGCTGTCGTCGAGCTTCCTGATGAAGTTCTACACCGACGTCATGGGCGTCAACGCCGCTATCGTTGGCATGGTGATGATGATCGCCCGTTTTGTGGATGCGTTCACCGATGTGGGCATGGGCCAGATCGTGGACCACTCCAAGCCCACCAAGGACGGAAAGTTCCGCCCCTGGATCAAGCGGATGTGCGGTCCGGTGGCCATCGCTTCCTTCCTGATCTATCAGTCCGGCCTGGCCGGGATGCCCTATGGCTTCAAGGTGGCCTGGCTGTTCATCACCTACATCCTGTGGGGCTCCATCTTCTATACCTCCATCAACATCCCCTACGGCTCCATGGCTTCCGCCGTCTCGGCAGACCCCAAGGACCGCGCGGAGCTGTCCACCTGGCGCACCATCGGTTCCACGCTGGCCAACATGGTCATCGGCGTGGCCACGCCCATGGTCGCCTATGTCGTCGTGGACGGCAAGACGGTGATGTCCGGCTCCCGCATGACCATCATCGCAGGCGTCTTCTCCATCTGCGCCATCCTGTGCTATATCGTCTGCTTCAAGCTGACCCGTGAGCGTGTCGAGGTCCCCGCAAGCAGCCAGAAGGTGAGCGCTTCCGCCATCTTCAAGAGCATCTTCACCAACCGGGCGCTGCTGGGCATCATCGTGGCGGCCATCTTCGTCCTGCTGAGCCAGCTGACCGTCATGAGCCTGGCCGGTTACGTTTACCCCAACGTGTACGGCAGCGCTGCCGCACAGTCCACTGCCAGCCTGCTGGGCACGGTGATCATGCTGATCGTCTGCGCACCCTTTGCTTCCAAGCTGGCTGCAAAGTTCGGCAAGAAGGAGCTGGCCGTGGCCTCCAGCATCTGCTCCGCTCTGGTCTGGCTGGTCTGCCTGATCTGGCGTCCGGCCAGCGTCTGGGGCTTTGTGGCCTGCTACATCCTGGCCAATATCGGCATGGGCTTCTTCAACACCATCATCTGGGCCATGATCACCGACGTCATCGACGACGCCGAGGTCCGCAGCGGCATCCGCGAGGACGGCACCATCTACTCGGTCTACTCCTTCGCCCGCAAGCTGGGTCAGGCCTTCTCTTCCGGTCTGGTCGGTGCCCTGCTGGGGATCATCGGCTACACCGAAGCGACTGCGTTTGACCCCGCTGTCACCCGCGGCATCTTCAACATGGCCTGCATCGCCCCCATCATCGGCTTTGTGTGCATCGTGCTGGCGCTGGTCTTCCTCTACCCGCTGAATAAGAAGAAGGTCGAGGAGAACGTGGCAGCTCTGGCTGCGCGCCGCAACAACAAGTAACCCTTTGTAAGAACATGGAACGAAGTGTCCTGCTGTCTTTGGATGGCAGGACACTTTTTCTACGCTCGGCCACTTGTTTCTTGCGGAAAAATGCTGTATACTGATATATCAAATGAGATGTGAGAGATGCGATGAAACAGGAAAGGAGACGCCATGCGGGTCGATCCATTACAGGTGCTCACCAAACTGGCGGCAGCACAGAATATCCCCACCCGGCGGGTGACGCCGCCGTTCGACGGACTGGAAGAGTTCGACTACGGCCTGCGCCGCTCGCTGGACCCTCAGTTCGACTGGCAGGAGTTCGGCCGGCTGCTGCTGGAACAGACCCCGGCGCAGACGCTGCTCTTCGTGGAGGGCACCTTTGAGC
Proteins encoded in this window:
- the uidA gene encoding beta-glucuronidase — protein: MNNKSLLYPVASTSRRVVSLDGMWRFRFDPKSEGVDADWANGLPESISMPVPASFCDFFTDKESREYCGDFWYETDFFVPGEWSGKDIAIRFGSATHHARVFVNGVEVAQHEGGFLPFDAVVTDIVRYNQYNKLSVLLNNELNEYMLPAGNTATLSNGKKVAAPYFDFYNYAGIHRPVKLMALPTERVLDYSVKHRLTADGAEVDYTVTTNGSHDVTVELYDGTTKVAEASGKEGTLVVKDAKLWNVHAAYLYNLVIRIHDGSAIVDEYAEKIGIRTFEIQNGHFLLNGKPVYLRGFGKHEDADIRGRGLDLATVKRDYELMKWIGANCFRTSHYPYAEELYQMADEEGFLIIDEVPAVGFMESTMNFLAANQGNGKKVGWFEKDTTPQLLENHKDALTDMIDRDKNHASVIAWSILNEPQCTSEGTEAYFKTLFDLAHELDPQKRPRTYAIVMMSLPHNSKGQQFADFISLNRYYGWYVMGGMGIVDAEAAFRKEMDGWAKVLNGRPMIFTEYGADTMPTEHKLPSVMWSQEYQNEYLDMNHNVFDSYDFVQGELVWNFADFQTTEGIMRVNGNKKGIFTRQRQPKDAAFHFRARWTSLPLDYKGNK
- a CDS encoding MFS transporter, which produces MANEMKKAAPFGMKDKVGYMFGDFGNDFTFLLSSSFLMKFYTDVMGVNAAIVGMVMMIARFVDAFTDVGMGQIVDHSKPTKDGKFRPWIKRMCGPVAIASFLIYQSGLAGMPYGFKVAWLFITYILWGSIFYTSINIPYGSMASAVSADPKDRAELSTWRTIGSTLANMVIGVATPMVAYVVVDGKTVMSGSRMTIIAGVFSICAILCYIVCFKLTRERVEVPASSQKVSASAIFKSIFTNRALLGIIVAAIFVLLSQLTVMSLAGYVYPNVYGSAAAQSTASLLGTVIMLIVCAPFASKLAAKFGKKELAVASSICSALVWLVCLIWRPASVWGFVACYILANIGMGFFNTIIWAMITDVIDDAEVRSGIREDGTIYSVYSFARKLGQAFSSGLVGALLGIIGYTEATAFDPAVTRGIFNMACIAPIIGFVCIVLALVFLYPLNKKKVEENVAALAARRNNK